From a single Streptomyces sp. NBC_00377 genomic region:
- a CDS encoding beta family protein, translating to MSVPLYVPVLPTRPHAAAAYRGLAPDVQRRVAPLWTLPPRAGMLPKPLAERIAKEAGDVSTAQRLGCGWLDAPFADEDEAAVLAAVLTPEWWDHRNLRPVTGPGRPGAQQSLALTAARHREDGLGIRVRLPGDWNDRTASDVAALLGRMPTGHPADLFLDLATVLADRPDAAKEAVRALDTLIPLTSWRTVTVMAGGFPEPPDDFREGVPYEAPRTDWEAWHEIGHSERPYLPRLRYGDYGIHPATYVTQTPPARGGGPPWGILRYTTARAFHLSKVPHGRQYDDANREAARCFTGLVEFRGSKASAGESWLRDRSRGAVSTGAHTTWNKMGNIQHMTFVARSLDG from the coding sequence ATGTCCGTACCGCTGTACGTTCCCGTCCTGCCGACCCGGCCGCACGCGGCGGCCGCCTACCGAGGGCTGGCGCCGGACGTACAGCGTCGGGTCGCTCCGCTGTGGACGCTGCCACCTCGCGCCGGCATGCTGCCGAAACCGCTGGCCGAACGCATCGCCAAGGAGGCCGGTGACGTCTCCACGGCACAGCGCCTCGGCTGCGGATGGCTGGACGCGCCCTTCGCGGACGAGGACGAAGCGGCGGTGCTGGCCGCCGTCCTGACTCCCGAGTGGTGGGATCACCGCAACCTGCGGCCGGTCACCGGGCCGGGCCGTCCCGGCGCCCAGCAGTCACTCGCGCTCACCGCGGCCCGGCATCGAGAGGACGGACTCGGCATCCGCGTACGGCTCCCCGGCGACTGGAACGACCGCACGGCATCGGACGTCGCCGCACTGCTCGGCCGGATGCCCACAGGCCACCCGGCCGACCTGTTCCTCGACCTGGCCACCGTCCTTGCGGACCGCCCCGACGCCGCCAAGGAGGCCGTGCGAGCCCTGGACACCCTGATCCCGCTCACCTCCTGGCGCACAGTGACCGTCATGGCCGGCGGCTTCCCCGAACCGCCCGACGACTTCCGGGAGGGCGTCCCGTACGAGGCCCCACGCACGGACTGGGAGGCCTGGCACGAGATCGGCCACAGCGAACGCCCGTACCTGCCCCGACTGCGCTACGGCGACTACGGCATCCATCCCGCCACGTACGTCACCCAGACCCCGCCCGCACGCGGCGGAGGTCCACCGTGGGGCATCCTCCGCTACACCACCGCCCGCGCCTTCCACCTGTCCAAGGTGCCGCACGGCAGGCAGTACGACGACGCCAACCGGGAAGCCGCCAGGTGCTTCACCGGTCTCGTGGAATTTCGCGGCTCGAAGGCGAGCGCGGGGGAGAGTTGGCTGCGAGACCGGTCCCGGGGTGCTGTAAGCACGGGTGCTCACACGACTTGGAACAAGATGGGGAACATTCAGCACATGACGTTCGTGGCCCGGAGTCTCGATGGCTGA
- a CDS encoding DEAD/DEAH box helicase, which translates to MKPTLAAAQLRGSLTQYLTTTYALADDDTRRALERFLGDPESGIFRGPYLRIRTPFHKADDGWERHLEWRPGFTPWRHQAKAWQRLSTLGGRAAEPTLVTTGTGSGKTESFLVPVLDHCRRQKALGRRGVKAVLLYPMNALATDQAGRISDYLTAPDLAQVTAGLYIGDRPDTDFRRVMTRREEMRVSPPDVLITNYKMLDLLLQRGEDRVLWDGADVAYVVLDEFHTYDGAQGTDVAMLLRRLATAVGATQPDRPLGRICPVATSATLGAGRAGTSAGGILDVAAQVFGMPFTADAVIGEERMTAEEFTGEVDYALPEPPTPQEVIAASGGVGVEAKPDQLDLDGLAAHMLGQRGLDAFRIGRLLKRHDFTQGILALLDGEPLDEWGLRDRLARFGYAWGRTARENPQLVLQALARFVALLSAARDPDSDERRPRPLLHVEAHLWVRPVTRVLRGVGRTPEFRWYEDDRAQARRAALAAAPPSDEEDGSSAGYGASGGANRPQPLAGTDTAVRPAQVHLPAVYCRACGRSGWAALSPESDPQQLVMAQDRIWRAGVGRDKRRIRYFISATEPERRQALDALAGRLPAGSGVDPLSVVVLDGAQGTYRLPTAGDDGDPVDAWFALALLDKKTADKAAKDDRCPACNTDNSIRFLGTAQAALASATVTQLFTGGDIALVPEERKTLLFNDSTQDAAHRAGYVANASYKFSLRSLLAHNLDEAGATTALNDLIGNVLDSVDDPEALAAVVPPDLHDEPGVDRVLSGRGTGDARTWRLIGERLAFATVMEFGLRSRLGRTLELTRTAAAEVVVENPERVTDLARDLHLALPGQMVMTGGLPTPERYLAYVRGLLERLRLRGAVRHRWLEQWMREAGADRFLISGRRPDGMPAFPEGVAPPRFLLDGQKDRTEFDVITGRQAWFQDWTRRCLGLDAAGATEYLRRLLPALADEHVLSVRTAKDRTTRVYGLQPGHIQVRLLDDSIVNKAFVACEDCGWQQVVPPERRTRWYGHPCPRYRCKGYLTPPQPGMLRSTPTDRHGGSGSVTGAGFAALQERDYTNDYYRRLYLTGGTFRVVTAEHTGMLTRAQREQVERTFRAGTHYTDPNVLSCTPTLELGIDIGDLSAVLIGSLPKGPANYVQQSGRAGRKTGNALVVAFGGRRARDLYYLDQPREMIAGDIVPPGCYLSAVEILRRQYTAWLLDLAARGELATADGERLQPVPRLASALFGTTGWCQDLADAAQTHGATLVERFLTLFPGGDAPTPTPNGPSAPDGDDDTGVSTHAADELRKYAAHGVVRALQEAEEDWTGRREELRRRIAAIDEAVDSLARTDEIQDRERRELLAERRSTGDLLRELSRTSAHGTLVELGLLPNYSLADTTTQLEATLYWSEALSDSDDPSETGNPREAGPPAGTERVHRSETRDYERSRKTALTELAPGNSFYVNGYKHVVRALDIGSPERRAWSVWRLCPSCGYVRTQNAQADTSPCPRCDGREIADAGCVQYVLQPRRVVARDKRDDARVRDDRDERARRQYAVLTTVDIDPEHLAIDSWRHDTATFGVDFSRKAVIRTLNLGLDRQDGSSTVPLAGEEVRINPFYVCTTCGGATAEGRPVVDQPQHALTDSGAAATKGSAHHLLWCPRRRTHGSARGAGQRTAGQDVPLLLAHELTTEAVRILLPASVTRARERLASFTAALFAGIAARYGGDPDHIDIAAASMPDSPDQLGADFPRRFLVVYDRLPGGTGYLHRLASADGFREVLLKAREVIDNCACQQKELDGCHQCLLRRVPPSDYDRVSRREVQSMLDELLGADGERWRTSRISTTRQIPLERQAESDLEVMFVDTLEEWAKQPESRATADTYTTPAGTRALDLRLTTGDGTTTSWRVSQQRVLDGTRPDVLFERLDAPGPRLAVYLDGYRYHAGTEHNRLADDAAKRARLRADGLRVFQLTYHDIKEWRNRVRDTGYAGIAPADPVWQPYDDEAQKRARAYYERTRGGLRGELSETVWVNPAELLLAYLRAPDAGQWHHRAEAAVAGLLGTAGLRDTPVRADAVGRTVEAALRGEHSDTPKGPLRVLTATDRSGCRLVLVADVRHRPPVWTGLTLLDDSAHAVADETTHKRRWRAWLYWSNVLQFLEHGGGDSAQLTTSLLDGFTADVLTVTGGAGWLSSTRIISADGTQRETDSLPPVAVTTGLPAVPARTTEDTPSVFRPKRDGAWDAVLEYVDPDEAGLAELAHALAELGVPAPEDGYELDEHGWQAELAWPNARLGVVLAPQGTAEEPDIEAQDRDRAFAAALWDVRPAAGWSAEEIAARLGINGEGTSNSPADHSRPGTGTAGHDEKKNDNGESA; encoded by the coding sequence GTGAAACCCACTCTGGCCGCCGCGCAGCTTCGGGGCAGTCTGACGCAGTACCTCACGACGACCTACGCGCTCGCCGACGACGACACCCGGCGGGCCCTCGAGCGGTTTCTGGGAGACCCCGAGTCGGGGATCTTCCGGGGGCCGTACCTGCGCATCAGGACGCCGTTCCACAAGGCGGACGACGGGTGGGAGCGGCACCTGGAGTGGCGGCCCGGGTTCACGCCGTGGCGGCACCAGGCCAAGGCGTGGCAGCGGCTCAGCACGCTGGGCGGCAGGGCGGCCGAGCCGACGCTCGTGACGACCGGCACCGGCTCCGGCAAGACCGAGTCGTTCCTGGTGCCGGTGCTCGACCACTGCCGACGGCAGAAGGCGCTCGGGCGGCGCGGCGTGAAGGCCGTACTGCTGTACCCGATGAACGCGCTCGCCACCGACCAGGCCGGCCGCATCAGCGACTACCTGACCGCGCCCGACCTCGCCCAGGTGACCGCGGGGCTGTACATCGGCGACCGGCCGGACACCGACTTCCGGCGGGTCATGACACGCCGCGAGGAGATGCGCGTCTCCCCGCCCGACGTACTGATCACCAACTACAAGATGCTGGACCTGCTGTTGCAGCGCGGTGAGGACCGGGTCCTGTGGGACGGCGCGGACGTCGCGTACGTGGTGCTGGACGAGTTCCACACCTACGACGGCGCCCAAGGCACCGACGTCGCCATGCTGCTGCGGCGGCTGGCGACAGCGGTCGGCGCCACGCAACCGGACCGGCCGCTCGGGCGGATCTGCCCCGTGGCGACCTCCGCGACGCTCGGGGCGGGCCGGGCGGGCACGTCGGCCGGGGGCATCCTGGACGTGGCGGCACAGGTGTTCGGCATGCCCTTCACGGCGGACGCGGTCATCGGCGAGGAGCGGATGACCGCCGAGGAGTTCACCGGCGAGGTCGACTACGCGCTTCCCGAGCCACCCACTCCGCAGGAGGTCATCGCGGCGTCGGGTGGCGTGGGCGTGGAGGCGAAGCCGGACCAGCTGGACCTGGACGGGCTCGCCGCGCACATGCTGGGGCAACGAGGCCTCGACGCGTTCCGTATCGGCCGTCTGCTGAAACGGCACGACTTCACGCAGGGCATCCTCGCGCTGCTCGACGGCGAGCCGCTGGACGAGTGGGGGCTGCGGGACCGGCTCGCGCGCTTCGGATACGCCTGGGGACGCACCGCCCGGGAGAACCCGCAGCTGGTGCTGCAAGCCCTGGCCCGTTTCGTGGCCCTGCTCTCCGCCGCCCGGGACCCGGACTCCGACGAACGACGTCCGCGTCCCCTGCTGCACGTCGAGGCCCATCTCTGGGTGCGGCCGGTGACACGTGTGCTGCGTGGGGTCGGCCGGACACCGGAGTTCCGCTGGTACGAGGACGACCGCGCACAGGCCCGGCGCGCGGCCCTGGCCGCCGCTCCCCCCTCGGACGAGGAGGACGGTTCTTCCGCGGGCTACGGGGCCTCGGGCGGAGCGAACCGGCCGCAGCCGCTGGCGGGCACGGACACGGCGGTGCGCCCCGCGCAGGTGCACCTGCCCGCCGTGTACTGCCGCGCGTGCGGGCGATCCGGCTGGGCCGCGCTGTCCCCGGAGTCCGATCCGCAGCAGCTCGTCATGGCACAGGACCGGATCTGGCGGGCCGGCGTCGGCCGGGACAAGCGCCGCATCCGCTACTTCATCTCGGCGACCGAGCCGGAGCGGCGCCAGGCCCTCGACGCACTGGCCGGGCGCCTGCCCGCGGGCAGCGGTGTCGATCCGCTCTCCGTGGTGGTGCTCGACGGGGCGCAGGGTACCTACCGGCTACCGACGGCGGGAGACGACGGGGACCCGGTCGACGCCTGGTTCGCCCTCGCGCTGCTGGACAAGAAGACCGCCGACAAGGCGGCCAAGGACGACCGCTGTCCGGCGTGCAACACCGACAACAGCATCCGGTTCCTCGGTACGGCGCAGGCCGCGCTGGCCTCGGCCACGGTCACCCAGCTCTTCACCGGCGGGGACATCGCGCTGGTCCCGGAGGAACGCAAGACGCTGCTGTTCAACGACTCCACGCAGGACGCCGCGCACCGCGCCGGGTACGTCGCCAACGCCTCGTACAAGTTCTCGCTGAGGTCGCTGCTTGCGCACAATCTCGACGAGGCGGGAGCGACGACCGCGCTCAACGACCTGATCGGCAACGTTCTGGACTCGGTGGACGATCCAGAGGCACTCGCCGCCGTTGTTCCACCGGATCTGCACGACGAACCGGGCGTCGACCGGGTGTTGTCGGGCCGTGGCACAGGCGATGCACGTACCTGGCGGCTGATCGGTGAACGGCTGGCCTTCGCCACGGTCATGGAGTTCGGGCTGCGATCACGCCTCGGCCGCACCCTGGAGCTCACGCGGACGGCCGCCGCCGAGGTCGTCGTCGAGAACCCCGAGCGGGTCACCGACCTCGCCCGCGATCTGCATCTCGCGCTGCCGGGCCAGATGGTGATGACGGGCGGGCTCCCGACTCCCGAGCGGTATCTCGCCTACGTGCGGGGCCTTCTGGAGCGGCTGCGGCTGCGCGGCGCGGTCCGGCACCGTTGGCTGGAGCAGTGGATGCGGGAGGCCGGCGCCGACCGGTTCCTCATCAGCGGGCGGCGGCCCGACGGCATGCCCGCCTTTCCCGAAGGTGTCGCCCCACCGCGATTCCTGCTCGACGGGCAGAAGGACCGGACCGAGTTCGACGTGATCACCGGCCGGCAGGCCTGGTTCCAGGACTGGACCCGCCGCTGCCTCGGGCTGGACGCCGCCGGGGCCACCGAGTACCTTCGTCGGCTGTTGCCCGCCCTCGCCGACGAGCACGTGCTCAGCGTGCGGACGGCGAAGGACCGCACCACGCGCGTGTACGGTCTCCAGCCCGGCCACATCCAGGTGCGGCTGCTGGACGACTCGATCGTCAACAAGGCGTTCGTGGCGTGTGAGGACTGCGGCTGGCAGCAGGTCGTTCCTCCGGAGCGGCGCACCCGCTGGTACGGCCACCCGTGCCCGCGCTACCGGTGCAAGGGATACCTGACACCGCCGCAGCCGGGCATGCTGCGCTCGACGCCGACCGACCGGCACGGCGGCAGCGGGAGCGTCACCGGCGCGGGCTTCGCCGCTCTTCAGGAGCGCGACTACACGAACGACTACTACCGGCGGCTGTACCTGACCGGTGGCACCTTCCGTGTCGTGACGGCCGAGCACACCGGCATGCTGACCCGTGCACAGCGGGAGCAGGTCGAACGGACCTTCCGGGCCGGTACGCACTACACCGACCCGAACGTGCTGTCCTGCACCCCCACGCTGGAACTCGGCATCGACATCGGTGATCTCTCTGCCGTACTGATCGGCTCGCTGCCGAAGGGGCCCGCGAACTACGTGCAGCAGTCGGGCCGGGCGGGGCGCAAGACGGGCAACGCGCTGGTCGTCGCCTTCGGTGGGCGCAGGGCCCGCGACCTGTACTACCTGGACCAGCCTCGGGAGATGATCGCCGGCGACATCGTGCCGCCGGGCTGCTATCTGTCGGCGGTGGAGATCCTGCGCCGGCAGTACACCGCGTGGCTGCTGGACCTCGCCGCGCGCGGAGAGCTCGCCACCGCTGACGGCGAACGCCTCCAGCCCGTGCCCCGGCTGGCCTCCGCCCTCTTCGGTACGACGGGTTGGTGCCAGGACCTCGCGGACGCCGCACAGACGCACGGGGCGACGCTCGTCGAGCGGTTCCTGACCCTGTTTCCCGGAGGTGACGCGCCCACGCCGACCCCGAACGGCCCCTCCGCACCTGACGGCGACGACGACACCGGAGTGTCCACGCACGCCGCCGACGAACTCCGGAAGTACGCGGCCCACGGCGTCGTACGAGCTCTCCAAGAGGCGGAGGAGGACTGGACGGGGCGGCGGGAGGAACTGCGGCGCAGGATCGCCGCGATCGACGAGGCCGTCGACTCGCTGGCCCGTACCGACGAGATCCAGGACCGGGAACGGCGGGAACTGCTCGCCGAACGCCGCAGCACCGGAGACCTGCTGCGGGAACTGAGCCGGACCAGCGCGCACGGCACACTCGTCGAACTGGGACTCCTGCCGAACTACAGCCTGGCCGACACCACGACCCAGCTGGAAGCCACCCTGTACTGGTCCGAGGCACTTTCGGACAGCGACGACCCGTCCGAGACAGGAAACCCGAGAGAAGCCGGGCCACCCGCCGGTACCGAGCGCGTCCATCGCAGCGAGACCCGCGACTACGAGCGCTCCCGCAAAACAGCCCTCACCGAACTGGCCCCCGGCAACAGCTTCTACGTCAACGGTTACAAGCACGTGGTGCGTGCCCTGGACATCGGCAGTCCGGAGCGCCGGGCCTGGTCGGTGTGGCGGCTCTGTCCCTCCTGTGGATACGTGCGCACCCAGAACGCGCAGGCCGACACCTCCCCCTGCCCGCGCTGCGACGGGCGGGAGATCGCCGACGCGGGCTGCGTGCAGTACGTGCTTCAGCCCCGCCGGGTCGTCGCCCGGGACAAGCGGGACGACGCCCGGGTACGTGACGACCGCGACGAACGGGCCCGTAGGCAGTACGCGGTGCTCACCACCGTGGACATCGATCCCGAACATCTGGCCATCGACTCCTGGCGGCACGACACCGCAACCTTCGGCGTGGACTTCTCCCGTAAGGCCGTCATCCGAACGCTGAACCTGGGACTCGACCGGCAGGACGGCAGTTCCACGGTGCCGCTGGCCGGCGAGGAAGTACGGATCAATCCGTTCTACGTGTGCACGACCTGCGGTGGCGCGACGGCGGAGGGCCGACCGGTCGTCGACCAGCCGCAGCACGCGCTCACCGACTCGGGGGCAGCAGCCACGAAGGGCAGCGCCCACCATCTGTTGTGGTGCCCCCGTCGGCGGACACACGGCTCCGCGCGTGGAGCGGGCCAAAGGACGGCCGGACAGGACGTACCGCTGCTGCTGGCCCACGAGCTCACCACGGAAGCCGTACGGATCCTGCTGCCCGCCTCCGTGACCCGGGCCCGGGAACGGCTCGCCTCCTTCACCGCGGCGCTGTTCGCCGGTATCGCGGCACGCTACGGCGGCGACCCCGACCACATCGACATCGCCGCCGCCTCGATGCCGGACAGCCCGGACCAGCTCGGCGCGGACTTCCCGCGGCGGTTCCTCGTCGTCTACGACCGGTTGCCCGGCGGTACGGGCTATCTTCACCGACTGGCGTCCGCGGACGGCTTCCGCGAGGTACTCCTCAAGGCGCGCGAGGTGATCGACAACTGCGCCTGCCAGCAGAAAGAGCTGGACGGCTGCCATCAGTGCCTGCTGCGCAGGGTGCCCCCATCGGACTACGACCGTGTCTCCCGCCGGGAAGTGCAGTCCATGCTGGACGAGCTCCTCGGCGCCGACGGTGAACGCTGGCGGACCTCGCGGATTTCGACGACCCGTCAGATCCCGTTGGAGCGACAGGCGGAGAGCGACCTGGAGGTCATGTTCGTCGACACACTGGAGGAGTGGGCCAAGCAGCCCGAGTCCCGGGCGACGGCGGACACGTACACCACTCCGGCCGGCACACGGGCGCTGGATCTCCGGCTGACCACGGGTGACGGCACGACCACGAGCTGGCGGGTCTCGCAGCAGCGCGTACTCGACGGAACCCGGCCCGACGTCCTCTTCGAGCGACTCGACGCACCCGGCCCACGGCTCGCCGTCTACCTGGACGGATATCGCTACCACGCGGGCACCGAGCACAACCGTCTCGCGGACGACGCGGCAAAACGCGCCCGGTTGCGGGCGGACGGGCTCCGGGTGTTCCAACTGACCTACCACGACATAAAGGAGTGGCGGAACCGGGTCCGCGACACCGGATACGCCGGAATCGCTCCCGCAGACCCGGTGTGGCAGCCCTACGACGATGAGGCCCAGAAGAGGGCACGCGCTTACTACGAGCGCACGCGCGGCGGCCTGCGGGGCGAACTGTCCGAGACAGTGTGGGTCAACCCGGCCGAACTGCTGCTCGCCTATCTCCGCGCCCCCGACGCCGGGCAGTGGCACCACCGGGCCGAAGCCGCCGTCGCCGGGCTCCTCGGGACTGCCGGCCTGCGGGACACACCGGTGCGAGCAGACGCGGTCGGGCGGACCGTCGAAGCGGCTCTCCGCGGCGAACACTCCGACACGCCGAAGGGGCCCCTGCGCGTCCTGACCGCGACGGACCGGTCCGGATGCCGGCTCGTCCTGGTCGCCGACGTACGACACCGGCCGCCTGTCTGGACCGGGCTGACGCTGCTGGACGACAGCGCCCACGCCGTCGCGGACGAGACGACCCATAAGCGGCGATGGCGAGCATGGCTGTACTGGAGCAACGTGTTGCAGTTCCTGGAGCATGGTGGAGGCGACAGCGCACAACTCACCACCTCGCTGCTGGACGGCTTCACCGCCGACGTGCTCACCGTGACCGGCGGAGCGGGGTGGCTGTCCTCGACCCGCATCATTTCCGCCGATGGCACACAGCGGGAGACCGACAGCCTGCCACCGGTGGCCGTCACGACCGGCCTGCCCGCGGTGCCCGCGAGGACGACCGAGGACACCCCCTCCGTGTTCCGCCCCAAGCGCGACGGCGCATGGGACGCGGTTCTGGAGTACGTGGACCCCGACGAGGCGGGACTGGCCGAGCTGGCCCACGCGCTCGCCGAACTGGGTGTCCCCGCGCCCGAGGACGGCTACGAACTCGACGAACACGGCTGGCAGGCCGAACTTGCCTGGCCGAACGCCAGGCTGGGTGTGGTTCTGGCACCACAGGGCACGGCCGAGGAACCGGACATCGAGGCCCAGGACCGCGACCGTGCCTTCGCCGCCGCACTGTGGGACGTACGACCGGCGGCCGGGTGGAGCGCGGAGGAGATCGCGGCACGCCTCGGCATCAACGGCGAGGGGACATCGAACAGTCCCGCGGATCACAGCCGACCGGGCACGGGTACGGCCGGGCATGACGAGAAGAAGAACGACAACGGGGAGTCGGCATGA